Proteins encoded in a region of the Carassius carassius chromosome 49, fCarCar2.1, whole genome shotgun sequence genome:
- the LOC132132834 gene encoding uncharacterized protein LOC132132834 — MVERLKQEGTSHSSKDLLKINVKMATLSVDPCNNYTVLDEPRRSINNTNFLQSTPSYRCDPSATWRGWYRLFINGLDAHMPETCVAIGHCDTATTLWIRGGHPTVEDGVVTRDVCGHWHNYCCFFWSFPIKIKACPGNYFVYELISPAVFCSGYCADVGSINTSSTAVTPAIVSTVYPSVDPCYTYSVLDDLWRATNNTNSSVKTCDTSVTWSGWYHLFINGLSAQIPDTCVEKTGCGTDVPLWIRDGHPSLKDGVVTRDVCGHYNNYCCYYGSYPIKVKACPGNYYVYELVTPTYCKFAYCAAVTNISSTDTTVTPETSSDESRHMAAQQPSPAPQHEMAATVELPESVLPDQTCSPVAAPPICPLSHPLLPPPPLSSGSPSAHPQPIIIVMRAPRDFHPPAWPESPSSTPSASEAWTLPRPRWLHHGS; from the exons cTACCCTCTCTGTGGACCCCTGCAACAACTACACTGTGCTGGACGAACCAAGGAGATCCATCAATAATACAAATTTCTTACAATCAACACCTTCCTACAGGTGTGACCCCTCTGCCACGTGGCGCGGCTGGTATCGTCTCTTCATTAATGGTCTGGACGCTCATATGCCAGAGACGTGTGTTGCAATAGGTCACTGTGACACTGCTACCACACTGTGGATTCGTGGTGGACACCCAACAGTTGAAGATGGAGTGGTCACTCGAGATGTCTGCGGTCACTGGCACAATTACTGCTGCTTTTTCTGGTCTTTTCCCATTAAGATTAAAGCCTGTCCAGGCAATTATTTTGTGTATGAGCTGATTAGTCCAGCTGTGTTCTGTTCAGGATACTGTGCAG ATGTTGGCAGCATTAACACCAGCTCTACAGCCGTCACACCAGCGATCGTCTCAACCG tTTATCCCTCTGTTGACCCCTGCTACACGTACAGTGTACTGGACGATCTATGGAGAGCCACCAATAATACAAATTCTTCAGTCAAAACGTGTGACACCTCTGTCACCTGGAGCGGCTGGTATCATCTCTTCATTAACGGTCTGAGCGCTCAGATCCCAGACACCTGTGTTGAAAAAACTGGCTGTGGCACTGATGTCCCACTGTGGATTCGTGATGGACATCCATCACTGAAGGATGGAGTGGTCACTCGGGATGTCTGTGGTCACTATAACAATTACTGCTGCTATTATGGTTCTTACCCCATTAAAGTCAAAGCCTGTCCAGGCAATTATTATGTCTATGAGCTGGTTACACCAACTTACTGTAAATTTGCATACTGTGCAG ctgttactAACATCAGCAGCACCGATACAACAGTCACACCAGAGACGAGCTCAGATG agtctcgtcacatgGCCGCCCAGCAGCCCAGCCCAGCACCCCAGCATGAAATGGCAGCCACAGTtgaacttccagagtcag tcctacctgaccagacttgtTCTCCTGTGGCTGCTCCTCCAATATGCCCTCTCTCTCACCCGCTCCTGCCTCCTCCACCACTGTCATCTGGCAGTccctctgctcaccctcagcccatCATCATTGTGATGCGAGCTCCACGGGACTTCCATCCTCCAGCATGGCCGGAGTCTCCCTCATCTACACCTTCAGCCTCCGAGGCCTGGACTCTGCCTCGGCCCCgttggctccaccatggctcctag